The nucleotide sequence CCGCGCTCTGCCCCGTTGCTGCTCTCCTCGGACACCTGTGTGCCTCCTGCCCTCTCTGGGTGTGCGTTCCTCCTCTCTCAATACTTCCCATCAAAGGGCCACCAagggaaaaatgtctgtttgagGAGAAAGGGCTTTGAATTCCCTGGGGCCAGATGCAGAACGATCTGGGTTTGTCAGCTGATGGAAAACATCTGGAATGAACAAGAAGGCATTTGCAAAAATTGTGTAACAGTTTACATTGGTCATGTGAGGTGTTTGTCCAAAACAGAGCAAACTGAAGACCAAGTTCTCCCACTGGGGCCCATGGATAGcggatttaaagggaaaaagtatAAAGTCTCCCAAATACAGAAATTCAATATGAGGGAGATTCCCTCGGTGCCTTGTGCAGCGCCCATAAAGAACAGAGCCTGGGAGCAGCCGTGCCAATGGAACCCACCGTTCAGGGTGAACTTCGCAACAGGATTGCCCCGACCTGGCACCATCTGCACAGAGGCAGGCGCAGAGACGCCCAGGGGAGGGTCCGCTGTAGTTTCTGCTGTCTCTGCTTGCCTTTGGCAGCATAGTTTCCTGGGTACTCAATAAAGGTGTGAGGTATTGAACTGAAGGAGTTAGGTCCAagctttattttttgcttgtgtGTGTCCACCCTGACCTTCTGCCCTAACCTCTGACACTCCTGTCCCACAGGCCGCGTGGCCAAGTTTGGCAGAAGAGCCAAAGCTGAGCCACAGCCCGCGGCTCATGACACTGACACGACTCCTTCCTTTCCGTGCACATGCTTGGGGCTGGTGTGGGGCCTGAGGACAGAGGCAGCTGCAGGGCCCAGAGGAGGAGTCATTGGTGGGGGTCTGTGGACAGCCTGGACAACAAGCACAAGGGTCACCCCGAATCGCAGAGTCCCAGCATCAGGAGGACCTCGGGAATCttgcagggctgggggcggggcaagGTGACAGGGTCTAGGAGAGGGTAGAGAACGACTCAAACAGGGCTCCTCAGTAAAATAGTGAAATAGCTCCCAGACCGTATTTATAAGCTCAGGTCAAGCACAACTGTTGTCCATTGTTCAGCAGTAATTGAGGGACCGCCTTGTGCCAGACCTGTGCTCAGCCCTAGAGGGACAAAGACAGAGCCATGCTGTGCCCTGTGTTCAGGGGTCTCAGACAAGACCTGGGAGAAGCAGGCCACACACCCTGGATGGTCAGGGGACAAGCAGGGCAGAGAGATGGTGAAGGTCCCTGGAAGGAGGCCCAAGGCTGAGCCCGACTTGCCTAAGAGAGTGTGTGTGACATTCTAGCCTGAAGAGGCCTGCCAGCCCTGGAGCAGACAGGGCTTGGCACATGGGAAGCCATCAGATGAAGAAACCCTCTGTAAACATCCCCAGTTttgcttttggggttttttttctttcagttgttacaatattacttcatTTAAGGCCTATCTCGATACGTGTCACTTGTGAAATAGAATTATCAAAACTAACTTCTGAATAACATAGCTAAGAAATCACTAACAAGTTGtacaaaaaggggaaaatgtaCAGACATACCTCAGAGATGTTGCAGGGTTGGTTCCaggccactgcaataaagcaaatatcacaataaagtgagtcacacagattggtttcccagtgcatataaaaattacatttatgcCCTACTATAGTCTAAAGTGTACAATGGCAttttgtctaaaaaaacaatgtacgtaccttaattttaaaatacattattgctaaaaaatgctaacaatcATTTGAGccaagttgtaatctttttgcaatagaaACATCAAAGATtattgatcacagatcaccataacaaatataataatgaaaggCTTGAAAATTGtgatgtcaactgaaaaaaaaacacaacctaaaatttgtgagttatgttttatttggggaccttaCTGAGAACTATATCCCATGAGACAGCCTGtcagacagctctgaggaactgttccaaagaggtaggggaggaACCAAGATATGCAGgagtttttgcttaaaaaaaaaaaaaaaaagccaaacatgTAGTTGAATACCAAAACATGACTGCTGACCACAAAAAGCAGAagtctcaagttaatgattttagtgccttttggtgtatgggaagatgcaagagtctgggttcattaaaattattccttagataacgcatcttaactatctagggccagtatcctgtttctCTCCATCCTAAGCTGCCCTCAGGGTGCACCCCTTggagcagctgcagtggctgatgtcTTGATAGCACCAACATTtcttgtttactgaaatggctgGCTACATTTTTTTTGTCCAcagtgagaattaccaaaatgtgacacagagacgcAAAGTGAGCAAAGGTTATTGGGAAAATGGCACCAATGGATTTATTcagtgcagggttgccacaaaccttcaattaaaacaaacaaacaaaatgcaatacCTGTGAAGCACTataaagcaaagcacagtaaaacaaggtatgcctgtgcACTTCTGCAATCATCTGGGGCGTTACAAAACTTTTCATCAACACTACTTGCTTTTCAGAGGCAATTTGAAAAGCTGCTAATTCAGCTCACCCTGACTTTCTCTGTTTGGCTCTGCGGTTTCCTGATGGTTTGTATGGGAGTTCCATGTGCCTCTCTCCACAGAGCATAGATTATTTGTCATATGTTGCTTAACTCACTGGTATCGCAGGTAGTAAATGTTATCCAAAGATAAAGTGAAGAATTCCTGTGATGAGTGTCCTCTCCTAAAACAGGACAGTCTTCCCAGGTCAGGCCTCCGGAACCAGGGAAAATCATAAACGCAGGATAAAATCAACGTGATTGCAAAAGAAGATCTGAACTCAGGAAAAACAGGGTGATTTGCCCAGAGCAAATTACCAGAAGGaaccaaaaaagatcttgttttTCCCATGGTGATAACCATATGCTACCTGCTTAGAATGTTTAcaagaaaatggattaaagaccttccCACTGTTAAAATAATGCTGTTTGTCCACCCAGGATACATCTGGCCCCTTAGTCCTAGGGAAACAAAGCACGAGGCTTATCCTGTCGGATCAGGTGATCTGTGGAGAAGCTGGCAATACACAATGTGCCCATGTGGGCAGGACACAGGTGCCCTGCAGCTGCAAAGCAGCAGTGGGATATTTTCATCAGGTGCCCTGCTGGGCagcagcctccctgcccctcagTCCCTCAGCCATGATCAGGCAGGAAAGGCAGTCGGACTCAAGCCTTTCCAAATGTAAAAACAGCAAGTACAAGTGCTGTATTTAGCCCCCATGAGCTGTGATTGTCTGGGAGAAAGCCAGCTGCTGACCCGCCCTTGGACTCCCAGCATTCGGGTGGGGCTCTGCTCCCTCCTGGCTGGGCTTTTAACAGAGATGTTTTCTGCAAACTCAGGAATGGGAATTCCCAGAGTTTCCTTTCCCAGAGAAcccaaaggaaacagaaagcaaaGTCTCAGACTTGGTGGACAGAACCCTTGTTCAGGGGCCCTTCATGGGAGATAGACTGCTCCTTACTGCACTTGGCCCTTGGACCACACATGTGACCGGCTTCTTTTGCATTGTTGCCAAATGCAGACCCAAGGCAGCAGTGCTCCCTGTTGAGACAGTGCTTTTTggtgtgtgtctctgtctgtctgcaaGGGAGTGGGGTGCAAGGGACAAAGCCATAGTAAAAGGAAGCTGTCTTGCCAAGACTGTTCTCAGCCCAGAAGCCTCTTCTTCCTAGAATGAGCCCTTCAAATACAACTGGGCTCAGGGACACACTGGACCCCACTGCGAGCTGTTTCCCAGAGGAACCCCAGCCATTAAGGGATCTGGCCTCTCTTGACCCAGTTTTCCCAGAAAGATCTTCTATCAGGTTAGGTGAATATCTGGGGGTATGTTAGGTTCGGGATGTCCATCACACGTGCAAATGGCATTGAGTAATTAACTGGATATATAAATCTAGAGTTCAGTAATATTTGCAACCCAAGGTTGGACTGGAGTTACCAGTTAGGGAGTCTTCAGCGACTACAGATGGTATCTGAAGCCATTAGACTGAAGGAGTTCTGCAGGCAAACGAGGGCccggagagaagagaggagatggGGTGACCCAGCACAGGTTAGGTTGGCGGAGGAGGAGGTTGGCTGTAAGAAATGAGAACCAGGAGAGATCAttactaaagagaaaaaagggggtGTGTTGGAAATCACGAGACTTTGGAGCCATTCCAGTCCTTGGCCATCCACTTATACACTGTCTGAACTCGAGCAAACTTCTactctaagccttggtttccttacctgtaaaatgagtatGATCGTTCCCATTTTGTAAGGGCTTTTTGGTATAATCAAGTAAGTTGACTCATGAAAAATATCGGGAACAGTTTAGGCTGTCCAAAAGTACCTCTATATAATAATTAAACAatatttgtaaaagaatgaagtctcAGGGTGGGATAGGCTGGTGTTGCGTTTCAAAAGCCGTGACACACAGGCTGCAGCTCGTCGGCCCTGTGGGTGGCTCCTCCATCTCAAAGGTCTTGTGGTCCTGGGGGCCACAGGACGCCTTCCAGGGGTAGGAGCGGAAAACAAAACGACAGGAAGAAACGAAAAGTTGCTTTTttccgctgggcccgtgagcataGAGGGTCACTCCGCCAGGATCCTAGAGCGACCGCGCGGCGCAGGCGAACGGCTCGGCCTGCACTTCCGGTGGCGCGAAGGGCGCGGGGCGAGCGAGCGAGGGCGGCGGCGGGCTGGCGCGGTGAGTGGGCCGGGGCCTCAGGAGCGCGAGCTGGCCGCTGTGGGGCGGTGCCGACTGGGCAACGGGCTGCCGGGCGCGGCTTCGGTCCTCAACTCCCGGCTGCCGCGAGGGCTCTGCCGTGGCTGGCGCCGGGGGCGGAGGGAGCGGGGCGGGCCAGGCCTGCGAGGAGCGGCAGCCAGAGGCCTCGGGAGAGCGGAGATCTTAACGGAAGCCCGGGCGAGTTGAGGCCAGAGGAGGACAGGCCCGGGATCGTGAGCCGCATTCCTTACGCCCTCCATCAGTCGCGTGTCAGGATAAAACAGATTGAACCAAGCGCTTGGGTAGCACAGGGCTGTTCTGAGCGACTTACAGATTCATTTAAACTTCTAACACCATGATAATGTAGTGGCCTtattgtcatccccattttatggacgAGAAAGCAGGCACATTCCAGTGAGGCGTATTCGCATGGCCAACAGCTCGTTTCACTCAAGTTTCCCTTAATACCCGCACTTGCTGTGAAATGAGGCTGAGCACCAGTCGGAGCGCTGGACTTGGCGTTGGAAGTTGGGGCTGCAGTCAGTTCTGCCACTAAGAATACAGGCTCTGGGGTTAGGCTACTAGGGGGTGGGAACCTGGCCAAAGTATACCTGCCTTTCCttagaaatggaagtaaaatgaagataatccCATAAAGCTGCTCTGAGAATTAGATAGCCCAGTGACTGGCACCCAGGCTGCCTGTTGGtatgatttcctcatctgtagtgTTCTAGATGGTTTAGATAGTCTCTGAGTTTCCTACTAGAACTGACTTCTGTAGTGTTGAAAAATAAACGTGGGGTGTTTTTCAGTGTATAATTACCATTATAGCTATTTTTGAACACCAACATCATGTACCTGACATACCTCCTTGTAAtagatgttctataaatatttactaaagttAAGAAATGAGTAGTGCTCTCTCTGTAGTTTTGTGTTGTATGCAGTTTGCTTTTTCTGATACTTACCTTAATTGCAGCAGATGTACTTAAATACACGAAGTCTCAGCACTGTCAGGCCTGGAGTCTCAATTATACAATAAGATGATGGAAAAGCAAGAACAATgatgtaatttttgttttcagttatttgCTTTGTAAGCTTGTGTGCAGAGACCCAGggtaattattcccattttaaagtctacttgcTGACAATAAGATGTGGAAATTAGTTCCAATAATTGTATTACCTTTGCAGTCCTAGGTTTTCCCACATTGTCACCTTTGGACATTTGGACATTTCCCACATTTGGACTTTGTGCTTCTTTGGTTGTGGCCATTATTTTAAGTAACCTTATAagtaattaaatgaaattaatttatttgaaattttgaatttttgtagcatgtgggtatttttaaaattccatcctATTTTTACATGTAAACttactttcctcctcttcttgtgTTTTACCTACCaccttttattctgtttcattacaCTATCAAGTAAAAGttcttttgaaattttcctttctcaaaaaaaattcattgtttcAAGTTTTCAAAGAATTGCCCTCTTTCTTGGATCATTGGAATCTAGaggaaataattatgaaatatctCTTCATTGACATTTTCCTCATccagtatttattgaatagatTCACAGAAATTTTCCACTTCTTATAGAGTAGTTCTTACATTCAAAACAACTTATGCTACAAAGTTAGAACTCAGTTGTTCTCTAAAGCTGTGCAAGTAGAACGGCTAAACAAACAAGGATAAACAGAAATAGTTAACAAAGTAGTAtgatttgtcatttctttctgatttggacaCCATAATGAGTCACCCATGAGTGTAAGTTTAACGTGggagtaaatattaaaatataatgataatcTATTACCCAAATTTTGATTGTCTTTTGGAGTTCTTTTATTCCTATTATGATATTACATTGTCTCCACTTTTTAATCTCATTTGTTATTGTCCAACAAAAATTTAGATTTCATattatcactttttcttttttttttgtcctgtcCCAATAGACAAAAACTCCAAAGGTAAATTTggttatatttattatgtttggaCTCTGGaattattagaattattttgcaagtattttttcccagaattgtctttgtttttattattatttttatttatttgcggtacgcgggcctctcactgttgtggcctctcccattgcggagcacaggctccggacgcgcaggctcagtggccatggcttacggacccagccgctccgtggcatgtgggatcttcccagaccggggcatgaacccgtgtcccctgcatcggcaggcggactctcaaccactgcgccaccagggaagcccgtctttgtttttacatatattgaatacattaaaaaaaatttttattggagtatagttgctttacaatgttgtgttagtttctactgtacagcaaatacatatatacatatgtatatatacatatacagcaaatatatatatatacatatatcccctcttttttggatttccttcccatttagatcaccacagacactgagttccttgtgctatacagtagtttctcattagttatgtattttatacatagtatcagtagtgtatatatgtcaatcccaatctcccaattcatcccacccgccccctttcccccttgttttcatgtttgttctctatgtctgtgtctttctgctttgtaaataagatcatctataccaatattttcagattccatatatatgccttaatatacgatatttaatttaaaaatggatgcAGTTTTGATGGGCTGAAGAGATATTAAAGTTGAATAATTAACAAATCatctataatttgttttttttttttttctacacatAGAAAATTCTGAGCTGTGTAGCTCTAGGAAGTGAAATATTCATTCAGAAGAAGAGTGTAGACTCTTAAGAATACATTTGGCTCTTCACCATGCGGTTAGGAAAACCTAAGGGAGGTATATCTCGGAGCTCGAGCCAAGGAAAAGTCTATGAGAACCAGCGCAAAACAGGCCGGCAGCGGCAGAGATGGGGAATGACTGTTCGCTTTGAATCAAGCTTGAGTAGACTGAGAAGAAGCTTGGATGAGAAGCCTTATAAATGTGTCGAATGTGAAAAGAGTTTCAGTCAGAGCTCAACTCTTTTTCAACACCAGAAGATCCATACTGGAAAGAAATCCCATAAATGTGCTGATTGTGGAAAAAGCTTCTTTCAGAGTTCTAATCTCATTCAGCATCGACGGATCCATACTGGGGAAAAGCCCTACAAATGTGATGAGTGTGGAGAAAGGTTTAAACAGAGCTCAAATCTCATTCAGcaccagagaattcatactggagaaaaaccctatcAGTGTGATGAATGTGGCCGATGTTTCAGCCAGAGTTCCCACCTCATTCAACATCAGAGAACCCACACAGGGGAGAAACCCTACCAGTGCAGTGAATGTGGCAAATGCTTCAGCCAGAGCTCTCATCTTAGGCAGCACATGAAGGTGCACAAAGAAGAGAAGCCTCGTAAAACCCGGGGCAAAAATATTAGGGCAAAAACTCACTTAGTATCATCTTGGAAAGCTGGTAAAGGAAGGAAGTC is from Globicephala melas chromosome 16, mGloMel1.2, whole genome shotgun sequence and encodes:
- the ZNF22 gene encoding zinc finger protein 22; protein product: MRLGKPKGGISRSSSQGKVYENQRKTGRQRQRWGMTVRFESSLSRLRRSLDEKPYKCVECEKSFSQSSTLFQHQKIHTGKKSHKCADCGKSFFQSSNLIQHRRIHTGEKPYKCDECGERFKQSSNLIQHQRIHTGEKPYQCDECGRCFSQSSHLIQHQRTHTGEKPYQCSECGKCFSQSSHLRQHMKVHKEEKPRKTRGKNIRAKTHLVSSWKAGKGRKSVAGLR